A window of Natrinema versiforme contains these coding sequences:
- a CDS encoding ATP-binding protein produces the protein MTGTEQHVVFVGDGATPPRDLERAAFDVAAPADRAAAIARLETAAVDCVVIDATDADRVGTVAAVRERAPAVPIIYVTAVPDGTAAAAATRAGATEYFVRGTDETLVDRIAAVSAGHGSATDTTERHEREAELLEATRALFSCESRAAVADIVVDAAERVLGFDMVTVRLHDPETEELALTAASDALNQLFDERERVEIRDSDMGEAFRRREPIIFADVRTGRADEYERLPEMMCVPIGDHGLLNVGSPVSDTFDDRHVRLARLLTASAAAALERTDRGEELRRHERVLETVEGMVYAVNGDARLTLVTDPLAERLGYDREELIGEPVPLIFEDDSYDRAVEHVEELLEEPQKESGAFEATYATADGEQFPVEIECSLLPRDADEIENETFRGAVSVVRDITRRKEREQYLQVLNRVLRHNLRNDLTVVIGYAELLRERLEDGDLTDAAGTLRETATDLARTSEKTRAIQDALDRDDDLRPVDVGAVAADAVAAVEDEAATVSVSTTGDCRAWADAGLGLVVDNLLENAVRHAGPAPTVEISADRERDRVRLSIADDGPGIPPAEIDVITGESDITQLTHSSGLGLWLVRWMVDSYGGSISFSASELGGSRVEIVLEAAPSEVADAVDAT, from the coding sequence GTGACCGGAACCGAACAGCACGTCGTCTTCGTCGGAGACGGGGCGACGCCGCCACGCGATCTCGAGAGAGCCGCGTTCGATGTCGCCGCGCCGGCGGATCGAGCGGCGGCCATCGCCCGTCTCGAAACGGCCGCCGTCGACTGCGTGGTCATCGACGCGACCGACGCCGACCGCGTCGGGACCGTCGCTGCGGTACGCGAGCGAGCGCCGGCGGTACCGATCATCTACGTGACGGCAGTGCCTGACGGGACCGCCGCGGCGGCCGCGACGCGTGCGGGGGCGACGGAGTATTTCGTCCGCGGGACCGACGAGACGCTCGTCGATCGTATCGCGGCCGTCTCGGCCGGCCACGGATCCGCGACCGACACCACCGAGCGCCACGAGCGAGAGGCCGAACTGCTCGAGGCGACGCGGGCGCTGTTCTCCTGTGAGTCGCGCGCGGCCGTCGCGGACATCGTCGTCGACGCCGCCGAGCGCGTCCTCGGGTTCGACATGGTCACCGTTCGCCTCCACGATCCGGAAACGGAGGAGTTGGCCCTGACGGCCGCCTCCGACGCCCTCAACCAGCTGTTCGACGAGCGAGAACGAGTCGAGATTCGCGACAGCGATATGGGCGAGGCGTTCCGCCGCCGTGAGCCGATCATCTTCGCGGACGTCCGGACCGGCCGGGCAGACGAGTACGAACGGCTCCCCGAGATGATGTGCGTCCCGATCGGCGACCACGGACTCCTCAACGTCGGGTCACCGGTCAGCGATACGTTCGACGACCGCCACGTCCGGCTCGCACGACTGCTGACGGCCAGCGCGGCCGCCGCGCTCGAGCGAACCGATCGCGGCGAGGAGCTTCGCCGGCACGAACGGGTCCTCGAGACTGTCGAGGGGATGGTGTACGCGGTCAACGGAGACGCCCGGCTGACGCTGGTGACCGACCCCCTCGCCGAGCGGCTGGGATACGACCGCGAGGAACTCATCGGCGAACCCGTCCCTCTCATCTTCGAGGACGACTCGTACGATCGCGCGGTCGAACACGTCGAAGAGTTGCTCGAGGAGCCCCAGAAAGAGAGCGGCGCCTTCGAGGCCACCTACGCGACCGCCGACGGCGAGCAGTTTCCGGTCGAGATCGAGTGCTCGCTGTTACCCCGCGATGCGGACGAGATCGAGAACGAAACGTTCCGCGGCGCGGTCAGCGTCGTCAGGGACATCACCCGGCGCAAGGAGCGCGAGCAGTACCTGCAGGTGCTCAACCGCGTCCTCCGGCACAACCTCCGGAACGATCTCACCGTCGTCATCGGCTACGCCGAACTCCTCCGCGAGCGACTCGAGGACGGCGATCTCACGGACGCCGCCGGCACGCTCCGGGAGACCGCGACCGATCTCGCCCGCACCAGCGAGAAGACCCGGGCCATCCAAGACGCGCTCGACCGGGACGACGACCTGCGGCCGGTCGACGTCGGCGCAGTCGCGGCGGACGCCGTCGCTGCCGTCGAGGACGAAGCCGCGACCGTCTCCGTCTCGACGACTGGCGACTGTCGGGCCTGGGCCGACGCGGGACTGGGACTCGTCGTCGACAACCTCCTCGAGAACGCGGTTCGACACGCGGGACCGGCACCGACCGTCGAAATTTCGGCCGATCGCGAGCGCGATCGGGTCCGGCTCTCGATCGCCGACGACGGTCCCGGGATCCCGCCCGCCGAGATCGACGTTATCACCGGCGAGAGCGACATCACGCAGCTCACCCACAGCAGCGGGCTCGGCCTCTGGCTCGTCCGCTGGATGGTCGATAGCTACGGCGGCTCCATCTCGTTTTCGGCGTCCGAACTGGGCGGCAGCCGCGTCGAAATCGTCCTCGAGGCCGCCCCGTCGGAGGTGGCCGACGCGGTGGACGCGACGTGA
- a CDS encoding copper resistance protein CopD, translating into MVDVLAARTIHLVFAALWAGSVCFVAAVVIPLARDGAFNTTRPLEVISGKLTTVSRVSSLLLFLTGGHLAGRTYTTETLFGSTNGRLVIAMVALWLVLTALVEIGTKRFEAGLTGKKIREPARDALPVFRAAAVAALGLLVVAGLLSANVGRLL; encoded by the coding sequence ATGGTCGACGTGCTCGCCGCCAGAACGATCCATCTGGTCTTTGCCGCACTCTGGGCCGGTAGCGTCTGTTTCGTCGCCGCCGTCGTCATCCCGCTCGCACGCGACGGCGCGTTCAACACGACCCGGCCGCTCGAGGTCATCTCGGGGAAACTGACGACGGTTTCGCGGGTGAGCTCGCTCCTTCTCTTTCTCACCGGCGGCCATCTGGCCGGCCGAACATACACGACTGAGACGCTGTTCGGCTCCACTAACGGCCGACTGGTGATCGCGATGGTCGCGCTCTGGTTGGTCCTGACCGCGCTCGTCGAAATCGGGACGAAACGGTTCGAGGCCGGCCTCACCGGGAAGAAGATCCGCGAACCCGCTCGCGATGCGCTGCCGGTGTTCCGTGCCGCAGCGGTGGCCGCACTCGGGCTGTTGGTCGTCGCGGGCCTGCTCTCGGCCAACGTCGGCCGCCTGCTTTAG
- a CDS encoding metal-dependent hydrolase yields the protein MMATTHVFTGLAVVAPVAYVVPEFAVALAVGAILGGLAPDFDLVFTHRRTLHFPVAGLAVAVPAVVIATIVPAALTVGVAAFAVTAWLHAASDSLGGGPEMDPWNERTERAVYDHVRGRWLRPRRLIRYDGAPEDAALGIALAIPALLVFDGWLTAAIVGGVVVSLVYALLRRRLVAWTPDWLE from the coding sequence ATGATGGCGACGACCCACGTGTTTACCGGGCTCGCGGTCGTCGCGCCGGTGGCGTACGTCGTCCCCGAGTTCGCGGTCGCGCTCGCGGTCGGCGCGATCCTCGGCGGGCTCGCCCCCGATTTCGACCTCGTCTTCACGCATCGGCGGACGCTGCACTTTCCAGTCGCCGGACTCGCGGTCGCCGTTCCTGCGGTCGTCATCGCCACCATCGTCCCCGCAGCGCTCACCGTCGGCGTCGCCGCGTTCGCCGTCACCGCGTGGCTCCACGCCGCGAGCGATTCCCTCGGCGGCGGCCCGGAAATGGACCCGTGGAACGAGCGCACGGAGCGCGCGGTCTACGACCACGTCCGCGGGCGGTGGCTCCGCCCCCGGCGGTTGATCCGCTACGACGGCGCGCCCGAGGACGCCGCTCTCGGTATCGCGCTCGCGATCCCGGCGCTGCTCGTCTTCGACGGGTGGCTCACCGCCGCGATCGTCGGCGGGGTGGTCGTCTCGCTGGTCTACGCGCTCCTCCGGCGACGACTGGTCGCGTGGACGCCCGACTGGCTCGAGTGA
- a CDS encoding deoxyuridine 5'-triphosphate nucleotidohydrolase has protein sequence MFRSGAFVADHVSPTTDSQVQPNGVDLTADVVFEQLEPGRIGRDGKQIGDRVARPLEELEQKEPATYYLPEGAYIVRYGERIEIPEGHIGFVYPRSSLMRNSCMLNTAVWDAGYEGRGEGLLQVHHDIELERGARIAQLVFAEANHEDLYDGSYQGENVE, from the coding sequence ATGTTCCGATCCGGTGCCTTCGTCGCCGACCACGTCTCGCCGACGACCGATTCGCAGGTCCAGCCAAATGGGGTGGATCTCACCGCCGACGTCGTCTTCGAGCAACTGGAACCGGGCCGTATCGGCCGGGACGGGAAACAGATCGGCGACCGGGTCGCCCGTCCGCTCGAGGAACTCGAGCAGAAAGAGCCCGCCACCTACTACCTGCCCGAGGGTGCCTACATCGTCCGGTACGGCGAACGAATCGAGATCCCCGAGGGCCACATCGGCTTTGTCTACCCCCGCTCGTCGCTCATGCGCAACTCCTGTATGCTCAACACCGCGGTCTGGGACGCGGGCTACGAGGGCCGCGGCGAGGGCCTGTTGCAGGTCCACCACGACATCGAACTCGAGCGCGGGGCCCGGATCGCGCAGTTGGTGTTCGCGGAAGCGAACCACGAGGACCTCTACGACGGCAGCTATCAGGGCGAGAACGTCGAGTGA